From Pogoniulus pusillus isolate bPogPus1 chromosome 16, bPogPus1.pri, whole genome shotgun sequence, a single genomic window includes:
- the TRNT1 gene encoding CCA tRNA nucleotidyltransferase 1, mitochondrial, which produces MWAELLLLPRRAGPRLLAPLRRRHRAAAAMRLQSPQFQALFTPGLRSVAEMFEKKSYELRIAGGAVRDLLSGVTPQDIDFATTATPAEMKEMFTAAGVRLINNKGERHGTITARLHDQNFEITTLRIDIVTDGRHAEVEFTTDWHKDAERRDLTVNSMFLGLDGMLYDFFNGYEDLKNKRIRFVGKASERIQEDYLRILRYFRFYGRIAENAGDHEAETLQAIKENAKGLAGISGERIWVELKKVLLGNHVSHLVRLMYELDVAQYVGLPLDGDLEEFDRVTKNIAQLSPKPMTVLTALFKVKEDVTNLDLRLKISKEEKNLGLFLVKHRQELTKASGPEPLRPYQDFIMDSREANTISKICELLKYQGEEHLLQEMQQWTVPVFPVSGHDLRKLGVSSGKDIGAALQQLREEWKKSGYHMDKEELLSCLKRLDN; this is translated from the exons ATGTGGGCCGAGCTGTTGCTTCTGCCGCGCAGGGCCGGGCCGCGGCTGCTGGCGCCGCTCCGCCGGCGGCACCGGGCGGCGGCCGCCATGAGGCTGCAGTCGCCGCAGTTCCAGGCGCTCTTCACGCCGGGGCTCCGCAGCGTGGCAG aAATGTTTGAGAAGAAGAGCTACGAGCTGAGGATAGCAGGAGGTGCTGTGAGGGATCTGCTCAGCGGGGTGACGCCGCAGGACATCGACTTTGCCACTACAGCCACACCAGCAGAGATGAAGGAGATGTTCACAGCTGCTGGTGTTCGTCTGATCAACAACAAGGGAGAAAGACATGGAACCATAACTGCCAGG CTCCATGACCAGAACTTTGAGATCACCACTCTGAGGATAGATATCGTCACCGACGGCCGCCACGCCGAGGTGGAGTTCACCACTGACTGGcacaaggatgctgaaaggAGGGACCTGACTGTCAACTCCATGTTTTTAG GTTTGGATGGGATGCTGTATGACTTTTTTAATGGCTATGAAGACTTGAAGAACAAGAGGATCAGATTTGTGGGGAAGGCAAGTGAGAGAATACAAGAAGATTATTTGCGAATCCTGAGATACTTCAG GTTTTATGGAAGAATTGCAGAAAATGCTGGTGATCATGAGGCTGAGACACTGCAGGCCATTAAAGAGAATGCCAAAGGTTTGGCTGGAATATCAGGAGAGAGGATTTGGGTGGAACTGAAAAAAGTGCTGCTTGGAAACCACGTCAGTCATTTGGTTCGCCTCATGTACGAGCTGGATGTTGCCCAGTACGTAG GCTTGCCTCTCGATGGAGATTTAGAGGAATTTGACAGAGTCACTAAAAATATTGCACAGCTGTCTCCAAAACCAATGACTGTTCTGACAGCACTCTTCAAGGTGAAGGAGGATGTCACCAACCTTGATCTGAGGCTGAAAATCTCcaaagaggagaagaaccttGGCCTGTTTTTAGTGAAGCACCGACAGGAGTTAACCAAAGCGTCAGGTCCAGAACCTCTCAGACCCTACCAGGACTTCATCATGGAT TCTAGGGAAGCCAACACCATCTCCAAGATCTGTGAGCTCCTCAAATACCAAGGAGAAGAACATCTTCTGCAAGAGATGCAGCAATGGACTGTCCCTGTTTTCCCTGTCAGTGGCCATGACCTCAGAAAGCTGGGGGTGTCTTCTGGGAAAGACATTGGAGCTGCCTTGCAGCAGTTACGGGAGGAGTGGAAGAAGAGTGGCTACCACATGGAtaaagaggagctgctgagctgcctgaaGAGGCTGGACAACTGA
- the IL5RA gene encoding interleukin-5 receptor subunit alpha: MCWLVALLIYQPKCMPSMRRVILILLWTTDLVQPKLPPAAEVQLLPPVNFTLTVSALAQVLLHWKPNPKQQQRNYTIRYDVKILSPVPEEYDTGRTYSIQAVALHNGFSACLRTLLLHDGLQLSSEWVKEELPPLPGAPETSATNLSCVTHLSTSSTVSLHCSWLPGPGAPEDTKYFLFYRYEMFTEECQDYIQDKWDRSIECRIPVTHIDAEGLDQLIVIHINGSSNCAAIKPFQQLFNQNAIERVNVPRNVSVVLEQNDLLATWEKPISPFPKECFEYEFYLFNWKSGNKQISKISSNSFRSSIDVTSRYSLRVRANHHICRPRGVWSDWSEILSVGQTKLEDPTVWILTVLCVSMCCAFLLAAVICKMNHLWSKLFPPIPTPSNKFRDPFSNIYERAQTCTSETETELGSLAEDLCCSALHDSVF; encoded by the exons ATGTGCTGGCTTGTGGCCCTGCTCATTTACCAGCCAAAGTGTATGCCCAGCATGAGAAGAGTTATTCTCATCCTCCTTTGGACAACAGACTTGGTTCAGCCAAAGCtacctccagcagcagaag TTCAGCTTCTGCCTCCTGTTAACTTCACCCTCACAGTCTCTGCATTGGCACAAGTACTTCTGCACTGGAAACCAAACCCTAAGCAGCAACAAAGGAACTACACTATCAGATATGATGTGAAAATCCTCAGCCCCGTGCCTGAAGAG TATGACACAGGGAGGACTTACAGCATCCAGGCAGTTGCTCTTCACAACGGCTTCTCCGCCTGCCTCCGCACCTTGCTGCTCCACGATGGCCTTcagctgagcagtgagtgggTGAAGGAAGAGCTCCCACCCCTGCCAG GTGCTCCAGAGACATCTGCCACGAATCTGTCCTGTGTTACTCACCTGAGCACTTCCAGCACTGTTTCTCTCCACTGCAGTTGGCTGCCTGGCCCAGGGGCACCAGAAGACACCAAGTACTTTCTGTTCTACAG GTATGAGATGTTCACTGAAGAGTGTCAAGATTATATCCAAGACAAGTGGGACAGGAGTATTGAGTGCAGGATTCCAGTGACCCACATTGATGCTGAAGGGCTCGACCAGCTCATTGTGATACACATTAATGGCTCCAGCAACTGTGCTGCAATCAAACCTTTCCAGCAGTTATTTAACCAAAATGCCATTG agagagtgaatgttCCCAGAAATGTCAGTGTAGTCCTGGAGCAAAATGATCTTCTGGCCACGTGGGAGAAGCCAATTTCTCCTTTCCCTAAAGAGTGTTTTGAATATGAATTTTACCTCTTCAATTGGAAGTCAGGGAACAAACAG ATATCCAAGATCTCCTCCAACAGCTTCAGGTCATCCATTGATGTTACCAGCAGGTACTCCCTAAGAGTAAGagcaaaccatcacatctgtcGTCCAAGAGGGGTTTGGAGTGACTGGAGTGAAATCCTCTCTGTGG GACAAACCAAGCTGGAGGACCCCACAGTCTGGATTCtcactgtgctctgtgtgtCCATGTGCTGTGCcttcctgcttgctgctgtcaTATGCAAGAT GAACCACCTCTGGAGCAAACTCTTCCCACCCATTCCAACACCCAGCAACAAGTTCAGAGATCCTTTTTCCAACATCTATGAG AGGGCACAAACCTGCACCAGCGAGACAGAGACcgagctgggcagcctggctgaagacctctgctgcagtgccctccATGACTCTGTCttctga